The following nucleotide sequence is from Sediminispirochaeta bajacaliforniensis DSM 16054.
CCTAACTCTGCATCCAGGTTCAGTATACCGTTATTTACCTGCTCTATCCAGTTTCGGATGGTCTGATCGTTTATGCCGTATTCCAGGGCTACCTCACGGATACTCCGCTTCTCAGGGGGTAAGACTTTTTTCAAGACTGATTCTTTGATGGCTCTGCTGTACCTCATACTGTCTCCATAGTTCTGTTCTCTGATGAAGAAATTAAATTCTCACATCAGGCGTAATCTATGTTGACACAGGGGGTTCGCCCCAGGGACCGAATACTGGCAAAGGGTGAACATCCGCACTCCAAACCTGGTTCGGTATTACGTGTGGTGAGAGAAGTCTCGATCTACCGTTAATGGCTGGTTTAATTGCGATTTTGAACCGAAGACGATTGATACCGTTAATATTGCAAAAGCATTAGCTACTACTGTTCAGGTTCTTGTCACAGGTAAAGAGGAACCTTATAGGACGTTCAAACAAAGCAGGATCAAAAGGCTTATCCATGATTACTCCTCCACTTTTCTGAATAGTTTTTAGTCGAGTTGTGTGATGCCGAGCTGTTATTATGCCAATCGGATTCTTTGTCAAGAAAAATGGTATCCAAATGGAGTATTTTTTCCGATAAAAAAAGCATGGATTTCATTATAGGGCCAGAGAGAGGCGTAGGTCAGGGCAGGGGAAAAATCCTGTATTTTCCAGATTAGTCTTTTAAATATTTTTGATCGATAGCCTCCTGAAAAAGGAGGCTATATTTTATTTCTTCTCTAATAAGCAATAGCAGCAAGAATAAGGTCAATACTTAGAAAATCTGTTGTTGCTGTTATGTCATCCTCTGTTGTTTCAGGACTCCCCATCTTCATGCTACAAAGTATTGAATAATGCTTCGAGAATTCATACCCAATTCCTACCGACCATCCAAAACCAGTCCAGGTGTCTACCTGACCGAACCCTCACGGCCCAGAAAGAAAAGGAACTCCATCCGGCGACATACTTGTTGACATCTCTGTTGCGGATTTTTTATAATTATAATCGGGTTAAGCGTGCGGATATTGGTCCGGACAGATGAATACGCGGGGGCCCGGTGAACACCGTACTCTTTATCGATAACCTTGTTTTTTTCGGGGGGGGGCTTGCACTGCTGTTCTCCCTCGGCCAGATGATCCTGAAGAAAAAGGACGGCAGGAACTACCTCTTTGCCCTGATAATGCTGCTCATGGCTATCTACCAGTTCTGTATCTCTTTGCACCTTTTTTTCGATTCCATGTCCTGGCAGCGTATGTTTCCCTATGTTCATATGGTCAGCACCCTGTCGGTATGCATGCTCATTCCCCTGATCTATTTTTACTTCAAGGCGCTTCCCGAATTTTCTTTTAGCTTTTCAAAAAAAATGCTGCTTCATTTTATTCCAGCTGCGGCGACAGTTATTGTCCTGGCCATTCTGACCACCCAAATAGGGTATCCTCTGGATGCGACCATAGCCGGCCGGGACTACAAGGGCTACGTATACAAAACCCTTTTTCCCGTGCGGATTGTTTCCGTTTCCACGGTTGTCCTTCAGGGAATATATCTGCTCGCCATTACCCGGCACTATGTATCCCTGTACAGGAAGGCCCGTGTCGATAAGAAAGACAAGTACGTAGTAGTACTGTTTTGGAGCTTTATCACACTCTTTTTTATTCTATTTTCCGGCTTATTTATAGCCATTTTCACCGTCAAACACGATGATATCTCAAAGCTGTACAATCTTTATACCCTGCGGTTTACCATTGTTACTGTTTTTACATTACTGTACAGCTACCGGTACCCCTTTGCCATGAACATCGTCAACACGGAAACCCTGCGAACCTATTACGCCCGCTCCCAGACCGATAAGCTGCCGCTTGACACCGTTGTAGAACAACTGGAAAAGATGATGACCGAAGACAAGGTGTTTACCGATGAATCCCTGACCATTGAAAAGACGGCGGATGCTCTGGGCATAACATCCCATCAGCTCTCGGAAATTCTCAACACCCGCCTGCAGAAAAATTTCAGTACCTGGCTGAAAGAAAA
It contains:
- a CDS encoding transposase, whose translation is MRYSRAIKESVLKKVLPPEKRSIREVALEYGINDQTIRNWIEQVNNGILNLDAELG
- a CDS encoding helix-turn-helix domain-containing protein, producing MNTVLFIDNLVFFGGGLALLFSLGQMILKKKDGRNYLFALIMLLMAIYQFCISLHLFFDSMSWQRMFPYVHMVSTLSVCMLIPLIYFYFKALPEFSFSFSKKMLLHFIPAAATVIVLAILTTQIGYPLDATIAGRDYKGYVYKTLFPVRIVSVSTVVLQGIYLLAITRHYVSLYRKARVDKKDKYVVVLFWSFITLFFILFSGLFIAIFTVKHDDISKLYNLYTLRFTIVTVFTLLYSYRYPFAMNIVNTETLRTYYARSQTDKLPLDTVVEQLEKMMTEDKVFTDESLTIEKTADALGITSHQLSEILNTRLQKNFSTWLKEKRIAEACTLLIKKPDAKIIEISLDCGFGSLSTFNAAFRQITGCSPRAYRKQSGLDGASAKKRK